Genomic DNA from Alistipes sp. ZOR0009:
TGGGGTTATTTCGTACAATCGGTTCATAGAGATAAGATATAACCCACTTAGGTAGGTTGTTTGTTCATTTTTATTCTCCATTAATGGAACATTGTGGATATTTCTAAAATTTCGGACGGTATCTAGTCCCATTCCAATCCAGTGGACATACTTTGGTGTAGATATGGAGGCCCTTTCTTTTAGGAATGCTAGTAAACTCGGTGTTACATCAAACTGTGTTGAAACAGATTTGAAGTTAGCACTTCGTTTTAGCATAGGTGAGTATATAACTAATGGTACTCTGAATCTTTCGAGTTGAGTTGATATTGGAATTTCAGGCATACTGTGATCGCCTGTAATTACAAATATTGTGTTGTTATAGCTAGGCAGCTTGCTAAACTCTACAAAAAAATTGCGGAGCGCATCGTCGAAATAGAGGACTGAAGCAAGTTGGCTTTGGTAGGGTAGAATTTTTTCTTTTAAATCATCGCTTAGCTTTCTTTGTTCCACTATCTTTTGAAATCTCTGGTTATAATACTTTTGATTAGGAACTCTAAAAGGATCATGCATGGCAAGTGTAAGGGCAATGCTTATAAATGGTTTGTTTGCATTGCTATTTATTTCAACTATTTTTTGGAGGATATCCTTATCTCCGTAGCCCCAACTATATCCTTGGTCGTTTGGTGGAAGCTTACTTTTGTTGGGCCAGCTGCTTTTTAGGTCTACTATTTTTTCAACGCCCTGTCTTTTTAAGAAGAAGGCCATATCGTCAAAATTGGCATCACCACCATATACAAAATTCGAGGAATACCCATTGGCATTTAGTATACTTAAAAGTGTGTTGTGATTAGGCATACGATCGGTTAGAGACGCAAATCCCCTGATTGGAAGAGGTAGCGAACCTAGCATAGATGGTAAAACCGCAAAAGTACGCCCCGCGGTACTTAAAAAATGTTCAAAATAAAGGCTTTGGTTAGATAAAGAATCTAAGAAGGGGGTAAAACTTCCTAAACGCGCATTCTTCCCGCTGTAGGCTTTCCCGAGACTTTCAACTAAGATTATAACTAAGTTTGGTTTTACTTTGGCTGTATCGAAAAAAGGGGCAAGAACGTTACGTGTTTCGTCGAGATGAAGAAGAGGGTATTTTTTGTCAATAGTTTTAACTTCGCCTTTTAGGTAAGCTTCGTCTTCTTTTAGCCCTTCCGTTTGGGCGATATTCATTTGCTCGCTTTCTTTAATGTAATCCATTGTGCGCTGGGTAAAAAAGCCCAACTTATTGGAGGCTATAAACGTATTAAATCTATTGCCATTTGGTGCAGATTGTGCAGTCGAGTAGTTTGTTGTAATGATGGCTACTGCAAGTAAAGGGTAGAATAAAAAATATATACCTCTTACGAATTTTACTTTTCCGATATAGTGCCAAAGAGCAACAAATAGAATAGGGAAAACAATGAATGGTATAATATTTATAATATTCATAGAGTTAGAAGAACGAAGAATCTCGCTTAGTTCTTCCGTGTTATAGCTGAATATATCAGAGCCTAATAGCACTTTGGTGGTGGCAAAATATAGTTGAAGAGCAAGATTAGCAATTATTGCAATTATGCCTGCTGTGAGGAAAAAAAGTTCAGCAATTTTTTTTCGAAGGAGGCATAATGTATAGTAAGGAATAAGTAGTATTCCCGCAATCTTTAGTACGAGGTAAGTGTCGTGGAAAAAGCCTTGAAGATTTGCCCTTAGCGCATCATCATTAAGCGAAAAGGATGTGGTTAAGACAAATATTTCGAAAAGGCGCAGCAGCAGGAATATGGACAACAACGATAATGTGTTGTTTAGATAGCTGTACGATGCATCTATCAATCGGTCTACGTTCGAAACTTTTTTTATTGTCATTGCTGTTTAAAATGATTTTGCAATGGTAACATCTAGGGTATACTGGTTGCGATAGGAATTTTTGATTATCTCATTTCTATCGAATCCCACCTTGCTACTAATCACCCAAAGCTGTCCTAGCCTTTGGCTATAGACAATTTTTGCTCCCCACGATTTTAGTCGTGCGAGGTACGAATAGTCAATATTTTGGTGATCGAAATCAGGAGCTGTTCCAAAATTTACTTCAACACCAATGTAGGTTTCTGGGTCGGAAAAATATCTGCGTGAAGCTAACTTGAAGGAATAGGAAACATCTCCATTGCGAAATCGAAATTGAGGTCGAATAGAGAACCAGTAGCTTTTGTAGTATTTGCCAACAGTACCTGTGTAAAGAAGTACGTCGGAAGAAGAGAATTTCATATATCTAAAACCAAGAGATGCTTCGAAGGAATGAGGAAGGTTGTGGTAGTATTCGAGTCCACATCGAAAATCAGGGAATATGCTGGATCCTGAAAATCCAATATTGGCATAGGTGTATCCTCCTTTCCAAAAGGATAAGTAGGAGTCTGCTTCAGCTTGAAAGCCATTAGAGTTAAATCTGTTTGCATAGTTTACTCTTCCAATTACAGTTCCTATACGAGTTTTTCTGCTGTACTGTAAATAAGAGAAGTACCATGGATTTGTGCTATCGCTAAAAAAATCGTAAGTAAAGTTTGCCGATATTGTGTTCTGGGTGTTGGAATTTTTTATTTGAGCGTATACTAGCCTTGCTTCTAGTGAGGCTGGATCTTTATTCAAAACCTTTTCTATGGTTGCAGAGGCTTCTTTTCTTTTCCCTAAATTGTTTAGCATCTTCGCTTTTTTTATCAGAAGATCTAATTCGTTCGGATTTTTGCTGATGCTTTTATCGAGGATCGTAATTGCTGCACTATAATCTCCAGACCAATACTCTACGTTGTATTGGGCATTCGTCAGCTCTAGGCTATTTGGGCGAGTTTGTTCTAATTTCTGAAATTCGTTTCGGGCGTCGTCGTATCGTCCACTCCAAGAGTAGATGAGACCTAGGTAAAAACGTACATCACCGTCGTCTGTTTTAGCCAGAATTTCTTTGCAAAGTTTTTCTGCTTGATCGTATTTTTTTTCTTTAGCAAGTTGCTTTACCTGCTCGTATGACGATTCGGTGCTTTGAGAAAAGCAATCTAAGACTAATAATGTAAATACTATGATTGTTGCTATTTTATTCATTGCTGCCGTTTTTTAAGATTTCATATTCCTTTATTTTGGAAATAAGCTCATTGGTATCTAAAGGCTTTACAACGTAATCGGTTGCTCCAATCTCTATCGCTTTATCCATGTTGCTTTTCTGTCCTAATGCAGTTATTATAATGAAGGGAACGTCCAGCTTCATTTCATGTCGTACCATCGAGAGAAGCTCTATTCCGTTGGTGTGAGGCATTAGTATGTCGGAAATGATGATATCTGGCTTTTTAGTTTGGATGAGCTTTTTTCCATGTCGTCCATCTTTTGCCACAATAACTTCAAAACCTTCCAACTTCAGCCTATATTCTAAGGCTTTTAGCGTAACAATATCGTCTTCAACAACAAGTATCTTCATGTTAAAGTACAATTCTAAAACAGCTATAAAGGCATTATTTCACATCCTATAAACAACTGTTTTTTAAAATATGTTTATTTTGGTGTGGATTAATTGAGGTCTTTTGAACTTAAAAATGCAAAAAATGGAAAGATGTCCATGGACCGCAAGCGATGAGCTGATGGTTAAGTATCATGATGAGGAGTGGGGTGTACCTGTTTATGATGATGTTAAGCATTTTGAATTTCTGACATTGGAATCGGCTCAGGCTGGTTTAAGCTGGAAGACAATTCTTCATCGTCGCGAAGCATACAGGCTGGCTTTTGCTGGTTTCGATCCAGAGAAAGTGGCGTTATTTGGAATAGAAATGGTGGAGCATCTTATGCAAAATGCTGGAATTATTAGGAATAGGCAAAAAATTGAGGCTGCCATAAATAATGCTCAACGGTTTCTCGAGGTGCAAAAGGAGTTTGGCTCTTTTTCTGCATACATTTGGGGTTTTGTAGGAGGTGAACCTATTCAAAATGGTTTTAGAACGTTAGACGAATTGCCTAGCAAAACTGTTGAAGCAGAGCGACTCAGTAAAGATTTGAAAAAAAGAGGTTTTAAGTTTGTTGGTCCTGTAACTATTTATGCGCATATGCAGGCCGCAGGTTTGGTAAATGATCATTTAGTAGCTTGTCCTTGCTTCAAGGCTGTTCAGCTATTGGTGAGAAGGGAAGAGTAACGACTTTGAGAAAATGTGGATATTACTTTTCATGGTTCATCCTTTTCTGCTATTTTTGAGCGAACATCATAATTCGGCATGAATTTTATAGATATAATTGTATTAGCGTTACTTGCGTGGGGGGCTATATCGGGCTATATAAAAGGATTTTTGACTCAGCTAATTAGTTTTGGGGCTGTGTTCTTGGGTATATACCTTGCTTTCATTTTTTCAGATTGGATTGCTTTGTTGGTTAGCGAGCATTTTAAGGTTAGCGCAAAATGGAGTATGGCGGTTGCATCTTTAATTATTTTTATGGGGGTGTTCATATTGCTTCATCTTGCAAGCCGAATTATAAGCAAATCTTTTGAAAAGACTTCAGTTGGCACTGCTAATCGTATTTTGGGGCTGGCCTTTGGTTTGCTAAAAAGTTTTCTTATTGTTTGTGCCGTTTTGTGGCTCTTATCTACGTTGAATGGAATAGTAAAAGTAGTTCCAGAGCATATAACTGCTGATTCAAAATTATTTGATATGTGGAGAATTGTTCCTTGGGCTTTCCCTTTTGTTAGAGATTTGGTTTAGTTTTCCATTAAATAAAAAAGCGCCAGTGCTTTATTTTCCACTCTAGGGGAGCATAATCAATCCCAATTCGAGGCGATGTTTGAAAGGATTCTATCATTGGGGCATCCTCAATCCATAATCGCTCGGATCTTGATAGGTTTTCACCGTAAAAGGACTTGTCGAGCTTCAGTGCTTTTGTTAGCTTCCCTGGACCATTATATCTACCTGCTCCTCTTATGAGTATTGCTTGCGGATGATCTATGCTGCCTGTTACGACATTCAACATCCAGTACATGCCGTAGATGAGAAACATGTAAATGGAGCCTCCTTCTTGGTACATTATAGAATTACGTTCCGTTTTACCAAATCGAGCATGGCAAGCGCCATCATCTTCTCCTCTGTAAGCTTCAACTTCGTTAATGGTTAGGCGGAGTTCAGATCCATCTTCAAATTTTCTTACCAGTATTTTCCCAAGCAGCAAAGGTGCTAGTGTTAGCGCATCTTGTTGATATATGTTTTCTAATAATCGCATGAGGTTGCTATTTGGTGTGCTAAGATAAATTTTCTTGGCAAGTGATGGCGTTTTTACGGGTACTTGGTATTGATTATTGCCTGTATTTTTGAACCAAACTAATCGTATTTGGGTTTTAATTTAACTAGATCACTTTTGAGTGACACGGCTCTTTGCCTAGTTGTTTAGCAGTTTTGTGAGGATATCGTTGAATTAAAATGTAGTGTTATGCTTTATGATTTAACTGAGTTGAAAAGCTATTCAAATGGCGATAAGGAATTTGAAGCTGATATGTTTCAAACATTCCTCGATCAAGCTCCCGAATTTTTATCCCAAATTCAAACTTATTTGGCCCAAAACAATATCTCTGAGGCTGGTAAATCTGCCCATAAGTTTAAATCTTCAGTTGGTATTTTTGGAATGGAAACCATCAGAAAAGGGTTGGAAGAGTTGGAGAATTCTTGCCGTATTACTGCAGAATATGATCATTTGCAGGAATTGTTTAGTGATGTTAGAACTCTTGTCAATGAGGTGATACCTCAAATAGAACGGGAAAGGCAGCGCTGTTTCGCTTAGTAAGTTGATGTAGCATGTTTTTTTGTTTGATCTTGATGTAATTAAGTGAATGCTTTTAAACGAATCTACCGATGAAAAAGGTCTTGCTTATAGATGATGAAGTTACCATTCTCAAACTTCTTAACCACTATTTGTCTTCATACTATAGTGTTACTATGAAGAATGATGGCGAGCAGGCTCTTCTTTGGATGCAGGAGGGGAATATTCCTGACGTTATTGTTGCAGACATCCAAATGCCTAACATGGATGGTGATGGCTTTTTAAAACAGCTAAAAACTAGCGGTTTTTTTAAAGATATTCCTGTTATAATGCTCTCTGGATTAGAAAATAGCGCTGAACGCATAAAATTCTTAAAAATGGGTGCTCGTGATTATGTCGTAAAACCGTTCAATCCCGAGGAACTTTATTTGCGGATAAAAAATTTAATAAATTAAGAATGAGATGGTGCTTCAAGTTCTTTACATTGGAAGCAGTAGTGCAACAATTCAAAAGTTGGAAAGCCATTCTGACTTTAGAGTTGTTCGGGAAGAAAATGGATTTTCTGCATTTAAGTATTTGACAGATTGTGTAAATGCGCTTCCTGACGCAATAGTTGCAGAACACAACATCCCTGGATTGAATGGAGTGGAGCTGGTTACACGATTGCGTACTAATGGGACATCTAATGTGCCTTATTTTTTGATTGATAAGGATTTCAAGAAGGAAGACGTGAAGCAATTTCTAAAGTTGGGCATTGCAGATGGCTACACTTATCAGCTGAGTCCAGAGGATATTAAGGAGAGGGTTGTTTACTTAAAAGAACATCAGGGTATAGCAAAAAAGGATGCTTTACAGTCTGATTATAAGATACCTGTAGTTAAGCGTCTTTTTGATATAGTAGTGGCAAGTTCTATTTTGCTTATTATATCTCCATTTCTTTTGCTGGTTATGCTTGCCATACGTATTGAGTCGAAGGGGAAGGTTTACTATACTTCCAAAAGGGTTGGTACAGGATATCGGATTTTTGATTTTTACAAGTTTCGATCAATGTATACCGGCGCTGATGCTAGGCTTAAAGATCTAAAACATTTAAATCAGTATAGTGCAGATAAAGAGTGCGAATTGGAAGATGAATGTCCAGATTGTAAGCGGATGGGACAGCCCTGTTCTCCAATTCTCATGGTTGATGGCGGGGAAATATGTGAAAACCTATTCTTAAAGAAAAAGAGAATAAAAAATGCTTCAGCATTTTTTAAAATAAAGGATGATCCGCGTATAACTAAAGTCGGAAAGTTTATTCGTAATACGAGTATAGATGAACTTCCCCAACTTATAAATGTGATAAAAGGGGATATGTCTATTGTTGGAAATCGTCCGTTGCCTCTTTACGAGGCAGAGCTGCTTACTTCAGATCAGTGGATTTTACGATTTATGGCGCCCGCAGGTATTACAGGCTTGTGGCAAACCATGAAAAGAGGGAAAGGTTCCATGTCTGAAGAGGAGAGGAAAGGCCTTGACAATAAGTATGCATTTGATTACTCATTTTGGAATGATATAAAGATAATCTTGAAAACAATACCTGCACTTTTACAGAAAGAAAACGTATGATGAAGGTATCAACCATATTGACGTTTTTACTTTTAGCTGTAGAGTTAGCCTCCTTTGGACAAGCAAAAACCATTCCTGTAAAACCTCTTAAGAAAGTCGATTCTACAGAAACGCAGTTTAGATTTTTGCCTCCTTTGGATGCGCTAATCGATTCTGCATTGAGGCATTCCCCCATATTAAAGCTTCAGGATGGACAAATAGAGATACGGCAAATAGAGTTGGCTCGTAAGCGAAAGCAATGGTTGGAGTACCTTAACGTGGAGGCTTATGGTCAGTACACGAATAATACTGGAATAACCTCCAGCACATTCAATAGCGGGGTATATACTGATTTGAATTCGAACTCTTTTCAATGGAGATATGGAGGTGGTGTTACTTTTAAGTATCCGATATTCAATTTATTTAGTAGAGGTAAGGATATAAAAATGGCCAAAAAGGAAATTCAAGTGGCATCGCTACAGCGGGACGTTCTGATAAAGGATTTGCGAAAGACGATAATTGAGCTATACAACCAAGCGTTGCTTCAGCATTCTTTGTTAGAGGTTAAAATTGGAGCATTGGAAACTTCCAGTGTAGCCGTAAGGCTTGGTGAACTTGATTTTAGAAACAGCAAAATTAACGTGTCCGACTTATCGAAAATTGCGGATGCACATATGAAAAATCAAACGGAGTATGAACAGGCGTTAGCTGCGCTGAGGCTTTCTCTAGAGATGCTTCAGGAAGTTAGCGGTTATTACTTTTTACCTAACTAACAATGGACATTGCCACGCTAATTAAAGTACTGCTACGTCACCTAAAGGTTATTGTTGCAATTCCTTTGATTGTTGCTCTGTTGGCAATTTTTGCAACACTCAATGAGAAAAAGGAGTACACCTCTAGCTTGTCTATTTTTACAGGAATCACGTCTGGATTCTCAATTGGTAGTTTAGATGGAAATTCTAGAATTGATATGTTCAATACAAACAATCAATTTGATAATTTCATTAATATTTTAAAATCGAAGGAAACCAACGAAGAGGTTGCCCTGCGTCTACTTGCGCAAAACTTGTCACTCAAAGCGCCTCATCCTATTTTTATATCCAAGGAAAACTACCATAACTTAAAGCAATCTATACCTGCCGAGATACAAGATCTGGTTGTTGATGGTGATACTAATCAAACTTACGAGCGTTTTGTTGCTTTTAAAAATAGAAATAGTGATAATTTCCTTGTCTACTTATTGGCTTCCGATGACCCACACTATAGCCTGAATGCCATCTCTCAGATGGGAATAAAGCGAGTTGGAAATAGCGATTTGGTGAATGTTACGTACGTAAATAATGATCCTGGTATAACCTACCAAACTTTAAAGATATTATCAGAGGTATTTATAAAGAACTACAAGCAGATTAGGCAAATGCAAACTGATGCAGTTGTCAAATACTTTGAGCGAGAGTTGGCTAAAGTGTCGGTTAGATTGCGCGATGCGGAGGATCGGCTACTTGCCTACTATAAGAATAATAGCGTAATTAACTACAATGAGCAAACACGGTATATAGCAGAACAAAAGGAGTATTTCGAAACAGATTATGTTAGAGAAAAGATGAATTTTGCGTCGACGCGCGCATCTGCTTTTGCCCTAGAAAATAAAATGAATGCTCGGGATAGAATTTTTCTCAAAAACGATTCAATTGTAAGGCTTCGTAATGAGTTGTATGCCATTAATTTGAAGCAAACAGAAAATCGATTAAATATGAGAGATTCTGTTAACGTTGGAAAATCATGGCGTACGCGATTGTATCAAAAGCAAATAGACTCTTTAGTTGGTAAGTTGAATGAATCCATAGTTGGTTCAATGAGATTGCAGAGCTCGGTAGAGGGGATTGCTGCTGATAAAATTTTGAATCAATGGCTTGATTACGTGGTAAGCAATGAGGCAAGTAGAGCGAAAATAGAGGTGATGGATAATCGCCTTAAAAATTTTAGGGATATTTACGCATCCTTGGCTCCTGTTGGTGCAACTATTAAACGAATAGAGCGGGAAATAGACATAAATGAACAACAGTATTTGTCTGTACTACATGGGTTGAACATGGCCAAGTTGAAGATGCAAGATGTCGAAATGTCGTCTACTATTAAGGTTTTGGATAAGCCTCTTTTCCCGCTTACTTCTCGACCTTCTAATCGGAAAATGATTGTGGCTGCTGCTTTTATCGGAAGCATGCTTTTGGTCATTGCTATCATCATAGCACTTGAGTTTTTAGATAAATCCATAAGAACTGCCGAGCGAGCTTCTAAGCTTATAGAGTTGAAGGTAATGGGAGTTTACCCTCATATGTATAAGCGGAAAATTTGGCTGGAGGATGTGGCAGCCCATCTTGTGCGCATTATGGCAAGGGATGTTGCTAACCATAAGCACGAGGTTCCTATTCGTGTTGGAGTTATAAGTACAATCGATGGAGAAGGGCGAACAACCATCTCCAATAAGCTGATTGAAACGTTGAATCAGATGGGATATAAAGCGAAAATGGATGATGTAAAAAATATGCGATCTTCCCGTGAAGCAGATACAGATATTTTCATCTATGATTTGCCGTCTATTCTTCTTTCTCCCGTTTCATCAGAAATAGTAAAATCTATAGGACTTTTTATTTTGGTGGTAAGAGCCAATCGAGAATGGCGGCCTTCAGATGCTCGTGCATTGTTAGTATTTAACGAAGGAACTTCTAAGCGTCCAGTTATTGTTCTTAATGGTGTTGAAGAGGATGGTTTGGAGCATTATTTAGGTGATTTACCGAAGAAAAGAAGTCGGTTGCGAATTTGGGCTAAAAGAATTCTAACTCTTAATTTCTTCGGAAAGGAGAGGTTTTAAATAGGCTGTTTATGAAAAGCCTGCTATTAGCAGTATGGAAAAACCACAACTTTCTATCAATGTTTGGGAATGTGGTGTTTGCTGGCGTTGCGTTTCTTTCTTTTGCAATACTGGCACGAAGCTATAATACCCAAATTTTTGGGAAGTATATGCTGTTCGTTTCTGGAGGGGCTTTTCTCGAAATGTTACGTTTTGGATTGACCAGAACGTCCATCGTTAAATATCTTTCAGGGGTAGACAAGAGTGAGCAAAAAGCGTTTGTTGGGGCAAACTATCTCATAGGACTGGGAGCAACTTTGCTAATTAACGTGTTATTATGGCTTGTCTATTTTTTGGGAGGTAAGCAGGTTTTGGAATCGGGATTTTCTTTATTTCTTATTTGGTATCCTTGGATGGCTTTGGCTAATATTCCAATGAATAATGCTGTTAGTTTGCTTCAAGCGCATATTCGGTTTGATCGTATTCTTTTTATCAGGGCTTTTGCCTCCGTTTCTTTTTTTCTGTATGCTGCCTTTAATTTCTTTATTGTAAGAAATTCTATTGAAATAACAATTGTTGTTCAAATAGGGACTCAACTACTTACTTCTATAGTCTGTGCTATGCTCGGCTGGGATGGTATGGGGCATCTTTTGCACACATCTAGAGAGGCGGTAATGAAGCTTCTTCGTTTTGGAAAATTTAGCATGGGAACTCTCATTAGTACGAGTCTTTTAAAAAGCGCTGACACCTTTATTTTGGGATTGATGCCAGCAATGGGGGTTAGTGCAGTTGCTATTTACAGCGTTCCTCTTAAACTTACGGAGTTATTTGAGATACCTCTCCGAAGTTTTACAGCAACGGTATATCCCCGTATGTCAAAGGCGGTTGCTGTTAATGATAAGGTTGCGGTTACATCTTTGTTTTATGACTATGTAGGGATGCTTTCATTACTTTTTATACCTCTCCTACTGGTGTGCGAGGTGTTTGCTTCAGTGCTAGTGTTGCTTTTTGGTGGAGAGCAATACTTGGTTGCAGTTCCAATCTTTAGAGTGTACATGCTTTATGGCCTTTTTCTTACAATGGATCGGCTAACTGGTGTTGCATTGGATAGTTTAGGAGTTCCCAAGTATAATCTCTATAAAGTGGTGTTAATGGCATCCATTAATATTGTTGGAGATATTGTTGCTATATTACTCTTTAAGTCGCTTTTAGCTGTTGCGGTGGTGACTGTTCTTAACACATTTATTGGAGCGCTGGTTGGGTATAGAATTCTTAAGAGGTTTTTGCCTTTGAATTTTTCTACTGTTATAACGAGAGGTTGGTATTTTATAATGTCAAAAAAGGGGGTGTTTTATGAACGCTTTTCGTGATAGCATCGGTAGCGAGAGGCTTTATTCTCTTAGGGGGGGATTGTTGCTAGCGTCAGTCGTTGGTCTTTCATTTATGGCGGTAAGGATGCTAGGTTTTACGGGGGCGCTGCTTCTTGTTGCAATACCACTCGTAGGAGCTTATCTTTTTTGGGTATTTGAAGAGCCTCGAGTTGGTATTTACACAATTATTTCAATGAGTTTTGCTATTAGCGGCTTAGGTAGATACTATTCAGCGCTTCCTTTTGGTTTGAGTATTGATTTTTTAATTGTAGTGACGTTTTTGGCCTTCTTCTTTCAGCATTTTAGAAAAACTCCTTGGTCTTTAATCCCATTTGATGCTTTTGCTGTAGTTGGTATTTGGTTCTTTTACTGTGTCGCAATGATTGCAAATCCGCTGTCTCCTGGTCCAGAAGCATGGTTTTATGCTTCTAGGGGATTGGCTTTCTATATGTTTTTCATGATCCCTCTAGGTATTTTAGTGTTTAATACACCGAAAGATCTGGAGCGTTTTATTTTGATATGGTTGCTTTTTTCTTCGATAGGTACACTGTGGGCCATAAAACAGATATACATTGGAGTTTCGCAGACAGAGCAGCTTTGGCTTGATGGAGGTGCCGCCAGCACTCATTTTGTATGGGGCAAACTTCGTGCATTT
This window encodes:
- a CDS encoding LTA synthase family protein; amino-acid sequence: MTIKKVSNVDRLIDASYSYLNNTLSLLSIFLLLRLFEIFVLTTSFSLNDDALRANLQGFFHDTYLVLKIAGILLIPYYTLCLLRKKIAELFFLTAGIIAIIANLALQLYFATTKVLLGSDIFSYNTEELSEILRSSNSMNIINIIPFIVFPILFVALWHYIGKVKFVRGIYFLFYPLLAVAIITTNYSTAQSAPNGNRFNTFIASNKLGFFTQRTMDYIKESEQMNIAQTEGLKEDEAYLKGEVKTIDKKYPLLHLDETRNVLAPFFDTAKVKPNLVIILVESLGKAYSGKNARLGSFTPFLDSLSNQSLYFEHFLSTAGRTFAVLPSMLGSLPLPIRGFASLTDRMPNHNTLLSILNANGYSSNFVYGGDANFDDMAFFLKRQGVEKIVDLKSSWPNKSKLPPNDQGYSWGYGDKDILQKIVEINSNANKPFISIALTLAMHDPFRVPNQKYYNQRFQKIVEQRKLSDDLKEKILPYQSQLASVLYFDDALRNFFVEFSKLPSYNNTIFVITGDHSMPEIPISTQLERFRVPLVIYSPMLKRSANFKSVSTQFDVTPSLLAFLKERASISTPKYVHWIGMGLDTVRNFRNIHNVPLMENKNEQTTYLSGLYLISMNRLYEITPTMDLAESNNTKQQTKLANYLSSFKKMCAYTCSNNKLMPDSLLFTNRIKK
- a CDS encoding YaiO family outer membrane beta-barrel protein, which gives rise to MNKIATIIVFTLLVLDCFSQSTESSYEQVKQLAKEKKYDQAEKLCKEILAKTDDGDVRFYLGLIYSWSGRYDDARNEFQKLEQTRPNSLELTNAQYNVEYWSGDYSAAITILDKSISKNPNELDLLIKKAKMLNNLGKRKEASATIEKVLNKDPASLEARLVYAQIKNSNTQNTISANFTYDFFSDSTNPWYFSYLQYSRKTRIGTVIGRVNYANRFNSNGFQAEADSYLSFWKGGYTYANIGFSGSSIFPDFRCGLEYYHNLPHSFEASLGFRYMKFSSSDVLLYTGTVGKYYKSYWFSIRPQFRFRNGDVSYSFKLASRRYFSDPETYIGVEVNFGTAPDFDHQNIDYSYLARLKSWGAKIVYSQRLGQLWVISSKVGFDRNEIIKNSYRNQYTLDVTIAKSF
- a CDS encoding PleD family two-component system response regulator, with the protein product MKILVVEDDIVTLKALEYRLKLEGFEVIVAKDGRHGKKLIQTKKPDIIISDILMPHTNGIELLSMVRHEMKLDVPFIIITALGQKSNMDKAIEIGATDYVVKPLDTNELISKIKEYEILKNGSNE
- a CDS encoding DNA-3-methyladenine glycosylase I — translated: MERCPWTASDELMVKYHDEEWGVPVYDDVKHFEFLTLESAQAGLSWKTILHRREAYRLAFAGFDPEKVALFGIEMVEHLMQNAGIIRNRQKIEAAINNAQRFLEVQKEFGSFSAYIWGFVGGEPIQNGFRTLDELPSKTVEAERLSKDLKKRGFKFVGPVTIYAHMQAAGLVNDHLVACPCFKAVQLLVRREE
- a CDS encoding CvpA family protein, with translation MNFIDIIVLALLAWGAISGYIKGFLTQLISFGAVFLGIYLAFIFSDWIALLVSEHFKVSAKWSMAVASLIIFMGVFILLHLASRIISKSFEKTSVGTANRILGLAFGLLKSFLIVCAVLWLLSTLNGIVKVVPEHITADSKLFDMWRIVPWAFPFVRDLV
- a CDS encoding DNA-3-methyladenine glycosylase, translated to MRLLENIYQQDALTLAPLLLGKILVRKFEDGSELRLTINEVEAYRGEDDGACHARFGKTERNSIMYQEGGSIYMFLIYGMYWMLNVVTGSIDHPQAILIRGAGRYNGPGKLTKALKLDKSFYGENLSRSERLWIEDAPMIESFQTSPRIGIDYAPLEWKIKHWRFFI
- a CDS encoding Hpt domain-containing protein, with product MLYDLTELKSYSNGDKEFEADMFQTFLDQAPEFLSQIQTYLAQNNISEAGKSAHKFKSSVGIFGMETIRKGLEELENSCRITAEYDHLQELFSDVRTLVNEVIPQIERERQRCFA
- a CDS encoding response regulator transcription factor, with the protein product MKKVLLIDDEVTILKLLNHYLSSYYSVTMKNDGEQALLWMQEGNIPDVIVADIQMPNMDGDGFLKQLKTSGFFKDIPVIMLSGLENSAERIKFLKMGARDYVVKPFNPEELYLRIKNLIN
- a CDS encoding sugar transferase, translating into MVLQVLYIGSSSATIQKLESHSDFRVVREENGFSAFKYLTDCVNALPDAIVAEHNIPGLNGVELVTRLRTNGTSNVPYFLIDKDFKKEDVKQFLKLGIADGYTYQLSPEDIKERVVYLKEHQGIAKKDALQSDYKIPVVKRLFDIVVASSILLIISPFLLLVMLAIRIESKGKVYYTSKRVGTGYRIFDFYKFRSMYTGADARLKDLKHLNQYSADKECELEDECPDCKRMGQPCSPILMVDGGEICENLFLKKKRIKNASAFFKIKDDPRITKVGKFIRNTSIDELPQLINVIKGDMSIVGNRPLPLYEAELLTSDQWILRFMAPAGITGLWQTMKRGKGSMSEEERKGLDNKYAFDYSFWNDIKIILKTIPALLQKENV
- a CDS encoding TolC family protein, which encodes MMKVSTILTFLLLAVELASFGQAKTIPVKPLKKVDSTETQFRFLPPLDALIDSALRHSPILKLQDGQIEIRQIELARKRKQWLEYLNVEAYGQYTNNTGITSSTFNSGVYTDLNSNSFQWRYGGGVTFKYPIFNLFSRGKDIKMAKKEIQVASLQRDVLIKDLRKTIIELYNQALLQHSLLEVKIGALETSSVAVRLGELDFRNSKINVSDLSKIADAHMKNQTEYEQALAALRLSLEMLQEVSGYYFLPN